In Rutidosis leptorrhynchoides isolate AG116_Rl617_1_P2 chromosome 6, CSIRO_AGI_Rlap_v1, whole genome shotgun sequence, the DNA window TAGACCTAAGGTATTTTTATGACGCTGATGACCCTAATGTTTGAAATTGTTGCGTCGTTGGTCCCTGAATGTAACATACGTTATTTCCCCATCATTAGTGTGCATCATGTGAGATGCACAAATGGTCTTTTTAGTCATTAATGATGGGGAAATAATGATGCACACTAAGATGGGGAAATTACGTCTATTATATACGTAAAATAACTAAAAAGCCCTCGTGTGCATCTCACGCGATGCACACTAACGATGGGGAAATATGTCTATTACATTCAGGGACCAACTACGCAACATTACAAAATAATAGGATCATCCACGTCAAAAAAGGACTTTAGGTCCATGCTTTAAACTTTCGGAAAATATTAAGGACCAATGACACAATTACTATTTTTGTTATTTGATGAATGAATTAGTCTGTGTTAAACAGGTTCAGTAACTACATGGATAAATGTTCAGGAGGAGAAAACTACTTAACTGTCGACAAGCATGGAAAAGTCAGCCTTAAGTCATTAACGTCTTTGGAAGATTTGGCATATGCAGACTGGAAATCGATAAACCCACCCAAACATCTTAACCATAGGCAGTTTAGATTTTGGGTGTCTCGTGGTACACAAAAATGTCTAACTGTTTTTTTCGGTGGGAATACAAAGAAACGAACGGTAGGAGTAGCTGACTGCAAGTTTGATGGAGCAAATAAGGGCCAACTGTTTGCATTTCGGTTTCATTATCACAATACATTCTGTTGTTGTGGTCgccaaaacaattaagaaatttcaAATACAACAATCTCACTTTCATATTGTGGCAATCATGTTGTAGCATTATTTGTAATAAGTTAAGCCACTTTGTATCTTTTGTTAAAATTTTCAAGTAACCTATCAAGTGGTTAAACAACCAAAGGTGCATATCAAAGAAGGGAACAGAATTATGAAAGCTTAATGATCATCTTAgcaataaaatatacatacattaatCTTATTGATTTGTGTTGACAGTGATTAGTGTTATGGCTTCAGTTATTTATTTTATGAACGAGTGATTGGTGTTAAAGTTCCCATAAAATATACTGTCTTAGGGTATCCATATCAAGATTACAATTACAAAAATAATCATTAGACGGTCTCAATTTCAAGTATACATCAGAGTAAAAATACAAGAATACTAACATTAGAAAACATGTATAATAAATCAACAATAATCGAACGCAAATTATCTCGGTAAAAAACAGGGAATAGAGATTGGATTGATTGAAGtattatatatcatcatatagatatagatacaatATATagaagatatagatatagatagagttCCTTGAATAAAAAAGATAAAAAGAGAATTGATGAAAAAGTTAAAATAAACATAAGTTAATATCTTCATGATGCTAAATTTAAGAAATGCACTGGGGAGAAATTAAAATAGCATTTGGTAGAATGTGTGCGACAAGATTCTCTAACACTGATATATCATTAAGATTTCAGCTATTAAACAATCAAAATTGAAAATAAAAGTAGAAAATCAACTTTATCGCCAAGGTACAACTCCAAATATGTCATTTAACTCTCAGTTTGCTCCCTTAGCCTTCGAATTGTGCTTCTCACAGTCACAGCACTAGCAGTACTGTTACAAAAACAGATCATATCAGCACTCAAAAAATTGAATGTTAAAGGTGGGCTATTTCGACCCATTATGAATCAATCGGTTAATTTGGATTGTTTTTATCCTAAAGAGTTCAAACATTAGCTCCAGAAAGACCGGCTCAAAGGGTTTAAAACTACTCAAAGGCTCAAAGGGTTTAAAACTCCAGAAAGACCCGACCCACCCATCTTGTCACATCTATTGTGTTGGATCTACAAATCATAAGCTTAATTAGGGTTAGAAGGAACCATTACTTTAGCGTGTATGCACCGCCTGCTTTGACCTTGCCACAGTCCTTGCAGCCCCAAATTCCGACAGCCTTTCGCTTCACTGCATACTGCGAAAAAATTTCAAGTTTTCGGTAATTAGAAATATAAACAGGTGATAGATTAAAAAACACAATATGTTCGCAAAGGGATTAAACCGGTGATAGATAAAGTATACCTTCCCACAAAACTCGCAGAAATATTTACTGTGTTGGGAGACCTCCATTTTCTTTATTTGCTTTCGAAGACTAGCACCATAACGTGTACCTAAACAAAATCGAAAATAAAGTGATAACTAAACAAGCGAAGCCCTGTACAAGTCTATGAAATTTGATGCTTTTTGTATAATTTTAGCA includes these proteins:
- the LOC139855465 gene encoding large ribosomal subunit protein eL43 → MTKRTKKAGIVGKYGTRYGASLRKQIKKMEVSQHSKYFCEFCGKYAVKRKAVGIWGCKDCGKVKAGGAYTLNTASAVTVRSTIRRLREQTES